The proteins below are encoded in one region of Bosea sp. BIWAKO-01:
- a CDS encoding glycine betaine ABC transporter substrate-binding protein, translated as MKLISMRFAKTVCTVAAMIVVGLSAAAAQTIKIGSKNFTEQFIVAELYAAALEGAGFKVERKINLGGTLVAHEALKSGAIDLYPEYTGTGLNAVMKAQGVTETDPEKVRGMVKAFYEKEFNLTWLKPSGINNGYAIVVRPETAKEYNLKTLTDLGKVSSKLRLGAGTEFVDRRDGIAGLKEVYGAEFAEFKQFAALRLRYEALNQKQVDIANGFSTDWQIAAEKFVALDDDKSLFPPYFLAPVVRQEIAGNAKVVEILEKVGAVLDNATMQELNRQVEVDKKEPRVVAAAFLKAKGLVR; from the coding sequence ATGAAACTCATCAGCATGCGCTTCGCGAAGACGGTCTGTACTGTTGCCGCGATGATCGTGGTCGGGCTGTCGGCGGCAGCGGCCCAGACGATCAAGATCGGTTCCAAGAATTTCACCGAGCAGTTCATCGTTGCCGAGCTTTATGCCGCTGCCCTGGAGGGCGCGGGCTTCAAGGTCGAACGCAAGATCAATCTCGGCGGCACGCTGGTGGCGCATGAGGCGCTGAAAAGCGGCGCGATCGACCTTTATCCGGAATATACCGGGACTGGCCTCAACGCCGTGATGAAGGCGCAGGGTGTGACCGAGACCGACCCGGAGAAGGTGCGCGGCATGGTCAAGGCCTTCTACGAGAAGGAATTCAACCTGACCTGGCTGAAGCCCTCCGGTATCAATAACGGCTATGCCATCGTGGTGCGGCCGGAGACCGCGAAGGAATACAACCTCAAGACCCTGACCGATCTCGGCAAGGTCTCGTCCAAGCTTCGGCTCGGCGCCGGCACCGAGTTCGTCGATCGCCGTGATGGCATCGCGGGCCTCAAGGAGGTCTATGGCGCCGAGTTTGCCGAGTTCAAGCAGTTCGCGGCGCTGCGGCTGCGCTACGAGGCGCTGAACCAGAAGCAGGTCGACATCGCCAACGGCTTCTCCACCGACTGGCAGATTGCGGCGGAGAAGTTCGTGGCGCTGGACGACGACAAGTCGCTGTTCCCGCCCTATTTCCTCGCCCCGGTCGTGCGTCAGGAGATTGCCGGCAACGCCAAGGTCGTCGAGATCCTCGAGAAGGTCGGGGCAGTGCTCGACAATGCGACGATGCAGGAGCTGAACCGACAGGTCGAGGTTGACAAGAAGGAGCCGCGTGTCGTCGCCGCCGCCTTCCTGAAAGCCAAGGGTCTTGTCCGCTAA